The Chrysemys picta bellii isolate R12L10 chromosome 3, ASM1138683v2, whole genome shotgun sequence DNA window CTAGTCCTGGCTAATGTTGAGCTGCTTTGGGATGGACAAAAATTTATCCCAACCTTCTTGTTCTTTGCCCAGAAGCTACATGGTATTGACTGGTAAAGAAGTCTCAAGGGAGGCTGGACAGGGTGCTGTCAGGAAGTGAGACCTAGCACTTGGGAAAGGCAAGATTGTGGCTCAGGTATACAGAAGACAGAAGCCCCAAACTCAGTGAGATGGAGAATAGGCTCGAAGTGCAGTGAGGCTATTCCATAGATTGCCAAGCTCACAATGTATAGGCTCTGCTCTTGAGAGAGGCAAATAGTCCTTCTGTAAGCTAAGAGAGTTTTGGGGGGTGTATAAGAGACCATCAGCAGAAGCTGTTGCATTTTCTGGGATGATAAGTGTAGTCCAGTTGCTAGTAGCTGTTAAACAGCCCCCCCAAGATCCTATGCACAGATCTGTCCCCCAAGCACAGGGCCAAGTTCTACAACTGCTCATATGGGGTAATGCAaatcctattaaaatcaatggtaaCACTCAAGTGAGTAGAAGAGAGAAGATACAGGATCCTCATCTAGATCCCTCCTTTAGTAATGGTGTCTGTGAAGAGCAAGAGTTAATCAGACTCCAAAGAGGGTGGGGGTTGAGCAAGAAAACTTCTGGCTGGGTATTAGGGAATGGTGGTTAGCAAATAGCACGTGGCTGGGGTACTGCCTGCCTGATTTGCTCTGTCTCCTTCTCCCTCAGGTGCCGACGATGGCTGTAGAGAAGGTCTTTGTGTACAACAACACGTCCATCGTGCAGGATGAGATCCTGGCCCATCGCTTGGGCCTCATCCCCATCCGAGCAGACCCACGCCTCTTTGAATATAAGAACCAAGGTGAGAGTCTGTGCAGGGGAATCCTATGATAAATGGAAATATTGGAGGCTGCTCCGAAGTGAAACCAGTGCCAGATGGATTGAGTAAATCTGCAGGTCCAGGCAGGACTCATTCAGCTTTCCCCATCCCTTTGTAGGTGATGAGGAAGGCACAGAAATTGACACGCTGCAGTTCCAGCTGAAGATCAAATGCAGCCCGAACCCTCACTCAGCCAAGGAGTCATCTGACCCCAATGAGCTCTACATTAATCACAAAGGTAAAACTATTCTGCTCTGGAAGTaaattctccccttccccaagtGGATAGGGACTTTGTTGACCCCAATGAGCTCTACCTCTACCAGAAAGAGaactcctctcttcccctccccgttCCCTCCCCCTGGCATGAAGTAAACTGATCCCTTCCCTCTATGAAACTTCCTTTTTGCAAGGTCCAATCCTCATAGTTGTATTTTCCTTGTCCTGCTGGGATCAGCAACCTCTTGTATAAGTGTTGCCTCATCTCCCTTGGTGCTAAGACAGCTTGGTCTGATACCTGTGGTACATCTCTCCACAGTGTACAGCAAACACATCACGTGGGTGCCCCTGGGAAATCAAGCAGACGTGTTCCCAGATGCAAATTTGCGGCCTGTTCATGATGACATCCTTATTGCCCAGTTGCGGCCTGGCCAGGAAATTGATGTGCTCATGCACTGTGTCAAAGGCATAGGTGAGTCAAGGGTGCTCAGTGGGGCAGCGAGATGGAAAGCATCGGTCTTTCAGGTGGGGTATGGTGTGTGTAGTGGGCATGGGGTCATAGGAATTTTTCCCTGATCTGTGGGGTCTTGAGTGTGGCTTGGCTCAGTGTTAAATGGCAGGCATTAAGGAGCACTTCCGAGCTTAACCTTGTCTAATGGGGATTAGTGGGCACTCTGAATGGAGGTGGGTGCTGCTTATCCTTACGTGAAGCCCAAGGCAGTCCTAGGGTGACCCCCACATCATCCAGCAACTAAACTGGGCTTTCATCCTGGCTGCACAAAGCAGCAGTGCAGCGTCAGACTGGATTGTGATGTCTTGTTACCTCTTCACAATGGTACAGTCAGGGCCTGCGTGGGGTAAATTGGGCTGGGAAGAGCCATGGTAATGGCAGCCCTGGGGGATCTTACCCTCTCTGAGCTGCTGCAACATGCTCCTGACTTCTTATCTCTTTTCCCTCAGGTAAAGACCATGCCAAGTTTTCTCCAGTGGCCACAGCTAGTTACCGGCTGCTGCCTGACATCACTCTGCTGCAGCCCATCGAGGGGGAGGCAGCTGAGACGCTGAAGAAGTGCTTCTCCCCGGGAGTTATTGAGATTCAGAACATCAAAGGTACCTTCCACCTccaccccagggtctctgcatTTGCAAAGATGAGCCTGAATACAGGCTAGAgccaggcattgtacaaacagagCCTATTCCCCTAATGGCCCTCAATCCTGAATCTCTATTCTGGGTTTGGGCTCTACAAATGAATGGGTTTGTCATGTGTAAAAATGTGATGAGGTTGAGGCCTCCCTGTTCTCTCCCAGGGCAGGATATGCCTGTCCACTTAGCTCTTTTATTGGTCTTTATAGCTGCAGGTACTGCTCAGTTGTCCATGATGCTTTGTTGTAACTGTGGGCTGtgagtttgccgttcccagcagTCTTGAAGCCTCAGGTGGACCTGCGCCTAATGTTGGACAGGATGCACACTATCTTTTTGAGCTGGAGCTGCCTTTTCGGGCTTATGCCTTGCTGAAGTTTGTGTTGGAAGTAAGGAAGGTTTTTGTGTAGGACTTCAGTGCCTTTTCCTggtggggagaattgtatgttttgGGTGCAGTGCTGGCAGGAAGGAGATCGCTGGTCCACTAGTATGGAGAGGGGGTGTGTATTTGTCCGTATCTCCTGCAGGGAAGAAGGTGGCAAGAGTGGCCAATGCTCGGATGGACACGTTTAGCCGAGAGATCTTTCGTCATGATGATCTGAAAAACCTTGTGCGCCTGGCACGAGTGCGAGATCACTACATCTGTAAGTAATCCGTCTCTTCTGCTGGATACGTCGGTCCATTCCTTAGCTTCTCACCCTGCAGAAACTTGTCATCACGCTATTTTAAGCCTCTTCATCGTCTGCAGAAGATCAACCCTTTCGTACATTCATGTTACAGTGAGTGCCCCATGGGGGCTTCGCTTTGTGGCAGGAGGCATCCACGTTTCCTTCTCCCTGTACTAAGCAAACCCTGCAGTGTCTGAACTGTTGCCCACAATGGATTAACTTGTCACTGTATGCAGGTTACTGTCTGCTTGTAGTCACGGGTAGGCAGAGTGGCGGGGAGCGTGGAATGGACCTTAAGAAGTGATCAAGTCCAGCcctttgcactgaggcaggactaaggaaagctagaccattcctgacagtgtTTGTTCATCCTATTCTTAATTTCCAATTATGaggattccacatcctcccttggaagcttattccagagtttaactacacttattaggaaaaactttctaactatatctaacctaaatctcttgctgcaaattaagcccattacttcttgtcctaccttcagtggatgtgGAGAACTGATCCTTGTTTTTTATAACAGCACTTAACATCTCTGAGGACTGTTGTCAGGtcaccccctcagtcttcttttctcaagactaaacaagaccagttttaacctttcctcatgggTCAATGTTTTCTGAACCTCttatttttgtagctctcctctggactctccattttgtccacatctttcctgaagtgtggtgtctGAAATCAGACTCCGTACTCCAACCGAGGAGTCACCAAAGCCGAGTAGagcgggacagttacctcctcTCTTAGGCTATTCCTGTTAGTCTGGGGTGTATTATTAGCCCTGTTCACAAAGTGATCCACTTTAACCCCTCATCCTTTTTAGTGGTATCACCtatccagttattccccattttgtagttgtgcatttgatttattttcttcCTAAGGGTAatactttggaagacaggattgaAATTCAAGCACTTATCTTGATTAAAGCCCCTCCCccggtgtcatctgcaaattttgtaaatatactctccactccattatccaagtcattaatgaacaCAGAGGATTTGATGTTGGGTAGTAGCTGGGCTGACCCTTGTCTCTGTTTCCCCAGTCTCAGTGGAGTCTACAGGTGTCCTGCCTCCAGATGTGCTGGTGAGTGAAGCCATCAAAGTGCTGATGGGGAAATGTCGACGGTTCCTGGATGAGTTGGACTCCAACCACATGGAGTGAGCAGTTCAGGACACCATGTTTGAGAAGCAGAAACTGATTCTATGGGCCCAGGCTCTTTATCTACAGGGATTATTTCCAGCCCATAAGCCTATGTAAACAGGAGGGGTACCTTCAGTTACCAAGCAATGGGACCATCCATCACCTGTTCCCCATACAGTATGTAAGCAAGCAGGTGGCCACACTAGAAATAAAGGTGTGCTGTTAACAGTTTCAGAACTGATAGCATGTCCACTTCCAGCTGTGTACATGCACTAGCAGGAGCCTAGGAAAGTCTTATGGCTCTTGTTTTCTAATGGGTTTCAGCAGCTGCAGAGGATGGCCAGTAAGGCACAGCAGGGGCTTGTACTGGCCCTGGGGCCTTACTGAAGGCCCTAGATCTTCTAAATGAAGCCCTGCTAAGGAGAAGAGCCAACTTCAAGCAAAGGCAGACTGTGTGGAATTGTTAATAAAGTAGAGGCTGTTTTAATTGTCAGACTTCATTACATAAATTTAGCCTGGGGGTGGCTTGATTTTCTAGGTAGGAAAGTGGAAAGAGGCACCACTTCATTAACAATAAAAATGCTAGTGCTTCGAAAGCTGGGCTATAGTGGTGAGAGGCTAAAATGCCACTTGCCTTTTTCCCCCCAGGGTAAGCAATTGCTGTATTTGCTACAGTGGTTATTTGATCACTAAAGGGAAGAGAGATGCTAAGACCATCTCTATTAAGATGGGGTCTGCTGTGTGGAAGTTGAAGCAGTACTGCTTATACAGAAGCATGTGCTCTAGGTCAAGCTGCgcaaaacatgaaaaataaaaactaaattgGATTTTCAACATTCTTAATCAGCTCCAGGCCTAATATAAGCCTAGCTGCAGAAAGTTTTAGAAGAGGATACTAGC harbors:
- the POLR1C gene encoding DNA-directed RNA polymerases I and III subunit RPAC1 isoform X1; translated protein: MAARGSVEEMRSRVILGEFGVRNVHTTDFPGNYPGYDDAWDQAKFEKNFRVDVIHMDENTLEFDMVGIDAAIANAFRRILLAEVPTMAVEKVFVYNNTSIVQDEILAHRLGLIPIRADPRLFEYKNQGDEEGTEIDTLQFQLKIKCSPNPHSAKESSDPNELYINHKVYSKHITWVPLGNQADVFPDANLRPVHDDILIAQLRPGQEIDVLMHCVKGIGKDHAKFSPVATASYRLLPDITLLQPIEGEAAETLKKCFSPGVIEIQNIKGKKVARVANARMDTFSREIFRHDDLKNLVRLARVRDHYIFSVESTGVLPPDVLVSEAIKVLMGKCRRFLDELDSNHME
- the POLR1C gene encoding DNA-directed RNA polymerases I and III subunit RPAC1 isoform X2; its protein translation is MDENTLEFDMVGIDAAIANAFRRILLAEVPTMAVEKVFVYNNTSIVQDEILAHRLGLIPIRADPRLFEYKNQGDEEGTEIDTLQFQLKIKCSPNPHSAKESSDPNELYINHKVYSKHITWVPLGNQADVFPDANLRPVHDDILIAQLRPGQEIDVLMHCVKGIGKDHAKFSPVATASYRLLPDITLLQPIEGEAAETLKKCFSPGVIEIQNIKGKKVARVANARMDTFSREIFRHDDLKNLVRLARVRDHYIFSVESTGVLPPDVLVSEAIKVLMGKCRRFLDELDSNHME